A window from Drosophila nasuta strain 15112-1781.00 chromosome 3, ASM2355853v1, whole genome shotgun sequence encodes these proteins:
- the LOC132791027 gene encoding uncharacterized protein LOC132791027 isoform X1 produces MNRIEQIFPAKRCCYCLNLRTGCVFIALYGILCSGLNIDFIISIINDSPVAETKYVFTGELTGACQLAAEFLLLFSSIILLISTMVKFSFFVIVYLIIIVTQILYLLVYSIVSCAMKINILANYSKNVCIAYWLWVIFYCLTSLYFIYIAISYYKSKQTADINNDEPAPRN; encoded by the exons ATGAACAGAATTGAACAGATTTTCCCGGCCAAAAGGTGCTGTTATTGCCTTAATCTTCGAACTGGTTGCGTCTTTATAGCGCTGTATGGAATACTATGCTCTGGCCTAAATATCGATTTcataatatcaataataaatg ATTCTCCTGTTGCCGAAACCAAGTATGTTTTCACAg gtGAGCTAACGGGAGCTTGTCAACTTGCCGCTGAGTTTCTATTGCTGTTTTCctcaattatattattgatATCCACCATGGTT aAATTTTCGTTCTTCGTCATTGTCTACTTAATCATAATTGTGACgcaaattctatatttattagtttatagcATAGTTTCCTGCGCCATGAAAATCAACATTCTGGCAAATTATAGCAAAAATGTCTGCATTGCATATTGGCTATGggtaattttttattgtt tGACTtcactttatttcatttatattgcCATCTCATATTATAAATCAAAGCAAACAGCGGATATTAATAATGATGAACCTGCGCCAAGAAACTGA
- the LOC132791027 gene encoding uncharacterized protein LOC132791027 isoform X2, producing MNRIEQIFPAKRCCYCLNLRTGCVFIALYGILCSGLNIDFIISIINDSPVAETKYVFTGELTGACQLAAEFLLLFSSIILLISTMVKFSFFVIVYLIIIVTQILYLLVYSIVSCAMKINILANYSKNVCIAYWLW from the exons ATGAACAGAATTGAACAGATTTTCCCGGCCAAAAGGTGCTGTTATTGCCTTAATCTTCGAACTGGTTGCGTCTTTATAGCGCTGTATGGAATACTATGCTCTGGCCTAAATATCGATTTcataatatcaataataaatg ATTCTCCTGTTGCCGAAACCAAGTATGTTTTCACAg gtGAGCTAACGGGAGCTTGTCAACTTGCCGCTGAGTTTCTATTGCTGTTTTCctcaattatattattgatATCCACCATGGTT aAATTTTCGTTCTTCGTCATTGTCTACTTAATCATAATTGTGACgcaaattctatatttattagtttatagcATAGTTTCCTGCGCCATGAAAATCAACATTCTGGCAAATTATAGCAAAAATGTCTGCATTGCATATTGGCTATGg tGA